Proteins encoded in a region of the Pigmentiphaga litoralis genome:
- a CDS encoding ABC transporter ATP-binding protein: protein MTAALKLQGLNAWYGESHILHGVDLEVQRGEVVTLLGRNGAGRTTTLRAVLGLTGSRKGSVKIHGVEAIDMPTHRIAHLGVGYCPEERGIFSSLTCQENLMLPPPLARAEQGNAMSIDEIYAMFPNLYERRDSPGTRLSGGEQQMLAVARILRTGANLLLLDEISEGLAPVIVQTLARMIVALKARGYTIVMVEQNFRFAAPLADRFYVMEHGGIVETFAASELAARQDTLHQLLGV, encoded by the coding sequence ATGACCGCGGCCCTGAAGCTGCAGGGGCTCAATGCCTGGTATGGCGAGTCGCACATCCTGCATGGCGTCGATCTGGAAGTGCAGCGGGGCGAAGTCGTCACGCTGCTGGGCCGCAACGGCGCCGGCCGCACGACCACGCTGCGCGCCGTGCTGGGGCTGACCGGATCGCGCAAGGGGTCGGTCAAGATCCATGGTGTCGAAGCCATCGACATGCCGACCCACCGCATTGCCCACCTGGGCGTGGGCTACTGCCCTGAAGAACGCGGCATCTTTTCGTCGCTGACCTGCCAGGAAAACCTGATGCTGCCGCCGCCGCTTGCGCGGGCCGAGCAGGGCAATGCCATGTCGATCGACGAGATCTACGCGATGTTCCCGAACCTGTACGAACGGCGCGATTCGCCCGGTACGCGGTTGTCGGGCGGCGAGCAACAGATGCTGGCCGTGGCGCGGATCCTGCGCACGGGCGCAAATCTGCTGCTGCTGGACGAGATTTCGGAAGGGCTTGCCCCCGTGATCGTGCAGACCCTGGCCCGCATGATCGTCGCGCTCAAGGCGCGCGGCTACACCATCGTGATGGTCGAACAGAATTTCCGTTTCGCGGCGCCGCTGGCCGATCGCTTCTATGTGATGGAGCACGGCGGCATTGTCGAGACGTTCGCGGCATCCGAGCTTGCCGCCCGGCAGGACACGCTGCACCAATTGTTAGGCGTCTGA
- a CDS encoding Bug family tripartite tricarboxylate transporter substrate binding protein yields the protein MTRSRLGRLSAVGMKLAVLAGLASGCAAAMAQTPAASYPTRPIRVVVPFAPGGVVDVTARLLAQKMTERLGWQVVVENRPGGNGFIAVTQVAKAPADGYTLLMAHTGEFAVNPAMFPNIPYDLKRDFTAITMVNDTPMLLVANSSAPFNTFPEMLAAARQAPGTIAYSSPGNGSINHLAGEWIALEGGVKLLHIPYKGGSPAVAAVAAGEVPLGVVAVPAILPHLKSGRIKVIGLTTAKRSPIYPEWVTAQEAGIKNVDASNWVGLFAPKDVPAAIVQTLHREVATTLALDDVKKRFAENGAETGGMPSAEFLARIDADAARVREVVQKAQIKPE from the coding sequence ATGACACGCAGCAGGCTGGGGCGCTTGAGCGCAGTGGGAATGAAGCTGGCAGTGCTGGCGGGACTGGCGTCCGGATGCGCCGCGGCCATGGCGCAGACGCCGGCCGCAAGCTACCCGACCCGCCCGATCCGGGTAGTCGTACCGTTCGCGCCAGGTGGCGTGGTAGACGTGACCGCGCGCCTGCTGGCGCAGAAGATGACGGAGCGGCTGGGCTGGCAGGTTGTCGTGGAAAATCGTCCGGGTGGTAATGGCTTCATTGCGGTCACGCAAGTGGCCAAGGCGCCCGCCGACGGCTATACCCTGCTCATGGCGCACACCGGCGAATTCGCCGTGAACCCGGCCATGTTCCCGAACATTCCGTATGACCTGAAGCGCGACTTCACGGCCATCACGATGGTCAACGACACGCCCATGCTGCTGGTCGCCAACAGTTCGGCGCCATTCAACACCTTCCCGGAAATGCTGGCCGCCGCCCGCCAGGCGCCGGGCACGATTGCCTATTCGTCGCCGGGCAACGGCAGCATCAACCATCTGGCGGGTGAATGGATTGCGCTGGAAGGTGGCGTCAAGCTCCTCCATATTCCGTACAAGGGCGGATCGCCAGCCGTGGCCGCGGTGGCCGCGGGCGAAGTGCCGCTGGGGGTGGTTGCCGTGCCCGCGATCCTGCCGCACCTGAAGTCCGGGCGCATCAAGGTGATCGGGCTGACCACCGCCAAACGTTCGCCCATCTATCCGGAATGGGTCACCGCGCAGGAAGCCGGCATCAAGAACGTGGACGCCTCGAACTGGGTCGGCCTGTTCGCGCCGAAGGACGTGCCGGCCGCGATCGTGCAGACCCTGCACCGCGAAGTGGCGACCACCCTGGCGCTGGACGACGTCAAGAAGCGCTTTGCAGAAAACGGCGCCGAGACCGGGGGCATGCCGTCCGCAGAATTCCTGGCGCGGATCGATGCCGATGCAGCGCGGGTGCGCGAGGTCGTGCAAAAGGCGCAGATCAAGCCTGAATAA
- a CDS encoding branched-chain amino acid ABC transporter permease, which produces MTDIFGIPIQALLGQLLLGLVNGSFYAVLSLGLAVIFGLLNVINFAHGALYMVGAFAAWMGLTYFGINYWVMLVVAPMVVGLIGIVIEKTMLRWLYRLDHVYGLLLTFGLTLLLEGLFRSFFGVSGKSYPVPDLLRGATNLGFMVLPNYRAWVVVASLVVCLATWFVIERTKLGAYLRAGTENPRLVEAFGINVPLMVTLTYGFGVALAGFAGVLAAPILQVSPLMGTNLIITVFAVVVIGGMGSILGAILTGLGLGVVEGLTKVFYPEASSTVVFVLMVLVLLTRPAGLFGKTK; this is translated from the coding sequence ATGACAGACATTTTCGGCATTCCGATCCAGGCCCTGCTCGGGCAACTGCTGCTTGGCCTGGTGAACGGCTCGTTCTACGCCGTGCTCTCGCTCGGCCTGGCCGTCATCTTCGGCTTGCTGAACGTGATCAATTTTGCGCACGGTGCGCTGTACATGGTCGGGGCCTTTGCCGCCTGGATGGGGCTGACCTACTTCGGGATCAACTACTGGGTCATGCTGGTGGTGGCCCCGATGGTGGTGGGGCTGATCGGCATCGTGATCGAAAAGACGATGCTGCGCTGGCTCTACCGGCTCGACCATGTGTATGGGCTGCTGCTGACCTTCGGGTTGACGCTGCTGCTTGAAGGCCTGTTCCGCAGCTTCTTTGGCGTATCGGGCAAGTCCTATCCGGTGCCCGATCTGTTGCGGGGCGCCACCAATCTTGGCTTCATGGTGCTGCCCAACTACCGGGCGTGGGTGGTGGTGGCGTCGTTGGTAGTCTGCCTGGCGACCTGGTTCGTGATCGAGCGCACCAAGCTGGGCGCGTACCTGCGGGCCGGGACCGAGAACCCGCGGCTGGTCGAAGCCTTCGGGATCAACGTGCCGCTGATGGTCACGCTCACCTATGGCTTTGGCGTGGCGCTGGCCGGCTTTGCGGGCGTGCTGGCCGCGCCCATCCTGCAGGTGTCGCCGCTCATGGGTACCAACCTCATCATCACGGTATTCGCGGTGGTGGTGATCGGCGGCATGGGGTCCATCCTGGGGGCGATCCTGACCGGGCTCGGACTGGGCGTGGTCGAAGGGCTGACCAAGGTGTTCTATCCGGAAGCGTCGAGCACGGTCGTGTTCGTGCTGATGGTGCTGGTGTTGCTTACCCGGCCCGCGGGCCTTTTCGGGAAAACCAAATGA
- a CDS encoding ABC transporter substrate-binding protein, with amino-acid sequence MKTRILAAIAATGLALGAPAQAQAPKISNDTIKIGFITDGSSVYADIDGPAGAEAIRMAIADAGGQINGKKIELLYADHQNKPDVASARAREWFDQQGVDMLIGGTNSAAALAMAKIATEKKKPYIVIGAGSSRLTNEDCSPYIVHYAYDTVALARGTGSAVVAQGGKSWYFLTADYAFGHSLEADTSTVVKANGGQVLGAIRAPLASSDFSSFLLQAQSSKAQVLGLANAGGDFINSVKAANEFGLTKTMKLAGLLVFINDIHTLGLQATQGLYLTDGWYWDQNADSRAWAAKFEQKVKRKPSSLQAADYSAASLFLNAVKATGTDDGDEVMKWFKSNKVNDMFAKGGTIRADGRMVYDMYLFQVKTPAESKAPWDYYKVAQTLPGDKVYTTPAESKCSLMKKS; translated from the coding sequence ATGAAGACCCGCATCCTTGCCGCCATAGCGGCGACCGGACTTGCCCTTGGCGCTCCCGCGCAGGCGCAGGCGCCCAAGATCTCCAACGACACGATCAAGATCGGGTTCATCACGGACGGGTCCAGCGTGTATGCCGACATCGACGGGCCGGCGGGCGCCGAGGCGATCCGCATGGCCATTGCCGATGCCGGCGGCCAGATCAACGGCAAGAAGATCGAACTGCTGTACGCCGACCACCAGAACAAGCCGGACGTGGCGTCGGCCCGTGCCCGCGAATGGTTCGACCAGCAAGGCGTGGACATGCTGATCGGCGGCACCAACTCGGCGGCGGCCCTGGCCATGGCCAAGATCGCAACCGAAAAGAAAAAGCCCTACATCGTGATCGGCGCCGGATCGTCGCGCCTGACCAATGAAGACTGCTCGCCCTACATTGTCCACTATGCCTACGACACGGTCGCGCTGGCGCGCGGCACGGGGTCGGCCGTGGTGGCCCAGGGCGGCAAGAGCTGGTATTTCCTGACCGCCGACTATGCCTTCGGCCACTCGCTTGAAGCCGACACCAGCACGGTGGTCAAGGCCAACGGCGGCCAGGTGCTTGGCGCGATCCGCGCCCCGCTGGCCTCGTCGGACTTTTCGTCCTTCCTGCTGCAGGCGCAGTCGTCCAAGGCGCAGGTGCTGGGCCTGGCGAACGCGGGCGGCGACTTCATCAACTCGGTCAAGGCCGCGAATGAATTCGGCCTGACCAAGACGATGAAGCTGGCCGGATTGCTGGTGTTCATCAACGACATCCACACGCTGGGGCTGCAGGCCACCCAAGGTCTGTACCTGACCGACGGCTGGTACTGGGACCAGAACGCCGACTCGCGCGCCTGGGCCGCGAAGTTCGAACAGAAGGTCAAGCGCAAGCCGTCGTCGCTGCAGGCAGCCGACTACTCGGCGGCGTCGCTGTTCCTGAACGCGGTCAAGGCCACGGGCACCGATGACGGCGACGAAGTCATGAAGTGGTTCAAGTCGAACAAGGTCAATGACATGTTCGCCAAGGGCGGCACCATCCGCGCCGACGGCCGCATGGTCTACGACATGTATCTCTTCCAGGTCAAGACGCCGGCCGAATCGAAGGCGCCTTGGGACTATTACAAGGTGGCGCAGACGCTGCCCGGCGACAAGGTCTACACGACGCCGGCTGAATCCAAGTGCTCGCTCATGAAGAAGTCATGA
- a CDS encoding PaaI family thioesterase, translating into MHNHPAFIIHSGLTHSPCEHVVDNPFLELLNVEHTVWREGYSEFEMAITPAVLNRQRVLQGGVISTLLDAACGYSGLYSPDADTPIHGFTLSLTMNFLDKGLGDRITAKGYLERKGKSVFFARGEAWVDSRILIATALGTFKYVRSR; encoded by the coding sequence ATGCACAACCATCCTGCGTTTATCATCCATTCCGGCCTCACCCATTCACCTTGCGAGCATGTCGTGGACAATCCTTTTCTTGAACTGCTGAACGTTGAGCACACGGTCTGGCGCGAAGGCTACTCGGAGTTCGAGATGGCGATCACGCCGGCCGTGCTGAACCGCCAGCGCGTGCTGCAGGGCGGCGTCATCTCCACCCTGCTCGACGCCGCCTGCGGCTATTCGGGGCTCTACAGTCCCGATGCCGATACCCCCATCCATGGCTTCACGCTGTCGCTGACCATGAATTTCCTGGACAAGGGATTGGGCGACCGCATCACCGCCAAGGGCTATCTGGAACGCAAGGGCAAGTCGGTATTCTTTGCGCGCGGCGAAGCCTGGGTCGACTCCCGCATCCTGATCGCCACTGCGCTGGGCACCTTCAAGTACGTCCGCAGCCGCTAG
- a CDS encoding ABC transporter ATP-binding protein, translated as MSDLILETQSLTKAFKGFVAVSDVNLKVRRGSIHALIGPNGAGKTTCFNLLTKFLPPTSGRILFNGDDITRERPAQVARRGIIRSFQISAVFPHLTALENVRIGLQRATGESYRFWRSEQRLTRLDPRARELLADVDLSAFADTLAVNLPYGRKRALEIATTLAMEPELMLLDEPTQGMGHEDVDRVTQLIKQVSAGRTILMVEHNMKVIASIADTITVLSRGAVLAEGTYDVVSRNPEVMQAYMGTTDAELEGAHA; from the coding sequence ATGAGTGACCTGATACTGGAAACGCAGTCCCTGACCAAAGCCTTCAAAGGCTTCGTCGCTGTCAGCGACGTCAACCTGAAAGTGCGCCGCGGCAGCATCCACGCATTGATCGGTCCCAATGGCGCCGGCAAAACCACCTGCTTCAACCTGCTCACCAAATTCCTGCCGCCCACGTCCGGGCGCATCCTGTTCAATGGGGATGACATCACGCGGGAACGGCCGGCCCAGGTGGCCCGCCGCGGCATCATTCGTTCCTTCCAGATTTCCGCCGTCTTTCCGCACCTGACCGCGCTTGAAAACGTGCGGATCGGGCTGCAGCGCGCCACCGGCGAGTCCTATCGTTTCTGGCGCAGCGAACAGCGCCTGACCCGGCTCGACCCGCGCGCCCGCGAACTGCTGGCCGATGTCGACCTGTCCGCGTTTGCCGATACCCTGGCGGTCAACCTGCCGTATGGCCGCAAACGCGCGCTGGAAATCGCGACCACGCTCGCCATGGAACCGGAACTGATGCTGCTGGATGAACCCACGCAAGGCATGGGACACGAAGACGTCGACCGGGTCACGCAACTGATCAAGCAGGTCAGCGCCGGCCGCACCATCCTGATGGTCGAACACAATATGAAGGTGATTGCATCGATCGCCGACACCATTACTGTGCTGTCGCGCGGCGCGGTGCTGGCCGAAGGCACCTATGACGTGGTGTCGCGCAATCCCGAAGTGATGCAGGCCTATATGGGCACGACCGACGCCGAGCTTGAAGGGGCGCACGCATGA